Proteins encoded together in one Pseudomonas sp. ADAK13 window:
- a CDS encoding Lrp/AsnC family transcriptional regulator, producing the protein MDLKILGKLQRDCSQSLELLSDSVGLSSTSCYRRIRRLESVGIIKAKVAVLDERKLGIQVTAFFLIKLDRDSNDIDRKMQHILASHPEIQDCYLLTGEFDFVMVAKFRDATEYTDYIYRFLDIYRDIPIRTYSSTLVVRTVKKSYELPLPLSLL; encoded by the coding sequence ATGGATTTGAAAATTCTGGGGAAGTTGCAAAGGGATTGCAGCCAGAGTCTGGAGTTGTTGAGTGACAGTGTGGGGTTGTCTTCGACCAGCTGCTACCGGCGTATCAGGCGGCTGGAGAGTGTCGGGATTATCAAGGCGAAGGTGGCGGTGCTGGATGAGCGCAAGCTTGGGATTCAGGTGACGGCGTTCTTTTTGATCAAGCTTGATAGGGACAGCAATGACATTGACCGCAAGATGCAGCATATCCTGGCGAGTCATCCGGAGATTCAGGACTGCTATCTGCTGACCGGGGAGTTTGATTTTGTGATGGTGGCGAAGTTTCGGGATGCCACGGAGTACACGGATTATATCTATCGGTTTTTAGACATTTACCGGGATATTCCGATTCGTACTTATTCTTCTACGTTGGTGGTGCGGACGGTTAAGAAGTCTTATGAATTGCCGTTGCCTTTGTCGTTGCTGTGA
- a CDS encoding transposase, which produces MERYSKVGMQELDQRLSKIVEAARKKPVSVYRYGAPWVWIVSQDDWQGALKEVSSYIPAGHSLVLLRPQIDDILDHHRDLLQAEPGTRIAPQTVLQILLLQLLYSVPNEQQLHEQLNYNLLFRWFVGLDLNQKVWGINLLQRDIATFLGNPQAVQLIQKIIGEVFCGALLHMPEFSLNFALLHTWLARHGNTSISSN; this is translated from the coding sequence ATGGAACGTTACTCGAAAGTCGGCATGCAGGAGCTCGACCAGCGCCTGTCAAAGATCGTCGAAGCCGCGCGCAAAAAGCCGGTCTCGGTCTACCGCTATGGCGCACCGTGGGTATGGATCGTCTCCCAGGACGACTGGCAAGGCGCACTCAAGGAAGTCTCCAGCTATATCCCCGCAGGCCATTCACTGGTCCTGCTGCGCCCGCAGATCGACGACATCCTCGACCACCACCGCGACCTGCTCCAGGCCGAACCCGGCACCCGGATCGCCCCCCAGACCGTCTTGCAGATCCTGCTGCTGCAACTCCTGTACTCGGTCCCCAACGAACAGCAACTGCACGAACAGCTCAACTACAACCTGCTGTTCCGCTGGTTCGTCGGCCTCGACCTGAACCAGAAAGTCTGGGGCATCAACCTTCTTCAACGCGACATCGCCACCTTCCTCGGCAACCCGCAGGCGGTGCAACTGATCCAGAAAATCATCGGTGAAGTGTTCTGTGGCGCCTTGCTGCACATGCCGGAGTTCTCCCTGAACTTCGCCCTGCTGCACACCTGGCTCGCACGGCACGGCAACACCTCGATATCCAGCAATTGA
- a CDS encoding ShlB/FhaC/HecB family hemolysin secretion/activation protein, giving the protein MEHLFKSTLALCWLTLGALAQPVQAEEQGAQPEAPARRVDVNEYFVRGNTVLDARAIEEAVYPFLGPQKTLADIEGARDALQKIYQERGYQSVFVELPEQKVDDGIVYLQVSETKVGRVRVVGAKHYSPVEIREEVPGLKEGAVPDFTRVQTQLAGLNRGVGRQVTPLVREGQRPGTMDVDLQVEDQNPWHASLGLNNDYSADTKELRSVATLGYDNLWQLGRSISLTYFTAPQDSDNAKVWSGSYTAPLNDRWSLQFSGYQSDSNIATIGGSNVLGKGHSYGVAAIYSLPASGSWANSFSVGVDFKDFKEQMKFGSSTDDIPLKYAPLTFGYNGYRYTEQSQLGLGLNLIVGTRAFFGYGSDAEEFQYKRDKASPSFAVLKGDLNYTYTFGNDWQSASKAGFQLASGPLVSNEQYSAGGATSVRGYLAAERTGDEGYLLSQELRTPSLAKFLGSYVQEWRFYAFAEGARLRLHDPLPEQEDEYSLASVGLGTRASLSKWLSGSLDWGYPLLDGPNTQKQDSRLHFSVQATF; this is encoded by the coding sequence GTGGAGCATCTGTTCAAATCAACGCTGGCGCTGTGCTGGCTGACGCTGGGCGCATTGGCGCAGCCGGTGCAGGCCGAAGAGCAGGGCGCCCAGCCCGAAGCTCCGGCACGGCGGGTGGACGTCAACGAGTACTTTGTGCGCGGCAATACCGTGCTCGATGCCCGGGCGATCGAAGAAGCGGTGTACCCGTTTCTCGGCCCGCAAAAGACCCTGGCCGATATCGAAGGCGCCCGGGATGCCTTGCAGAAGATCTACCAGGAACGCGGCTACCAATCGGTGTTCGTGGAGCTGCCGGAGCAGAAGGTCGACGACGGCATTGTCTACCTGCAAGTCAGCGAGACCAAGGTCGGCCGCGTCCGTGTGGTCGGCGCCAAGCATTATTCGCCAGTGGAAATCCGCGAAGAAGTGCCGGGCCTGAAGGAGGGCGCCGTACCGGACTTCACCCGCGTGCAAACCCAGCTCGCCGGCCTCAACCGCGGCGTCGGGCGCCAGGTCACGCCGCTGGTTCGCGAAGGCCAGCGCCCCGGCACCATGGACGTCGACCTGCAGGTGGAAGACCAGAACCCGTGGCACGCCAGCCTCGGCCTGAACAACGACTACAGCGCCGACACCAAGGAGCTGCGCAGCGTGGCCACGCTGGGTTACGACAACCTCTGGCAGTTGGGCCGCAGCATTTCCCTGACCTACTTTACGGCGCCCCAGGACAGTGACAATGCCAAGGTCTGGTCGGGCTCCTACACCGCACCGCTGAATGATCGCTGGAGCCTGCAGTTCTCCGGTTACCAGTCCGACAGCAACATCGCCACCATCGGCGGCAGCAACGTGTTGGGCAAGGGCCATTCCTACGGCGTGGCGGCGATCTACAGCCTGCCGGCCAGCGGCAGCTGGGCCAACTCGTTCTCGGTCGGTGTGGACTTCAAGGACTTCAAGGAGCAGATGAAGTTTGGCAGCAGCACGGACGATATCCCGCTCAAGTACGCACCGCTCACGTTCGGCTACAACGGCTACCGCTACACCGAGCAGTCGCAGCTGGGCCTGGGCTTGAACCTGATCGTCGGCACCCGCGCGTTTTTTGGCTACGGCAGCGACGCCGAAGAGTTCCAGTACAAACGCGACAAGGCCAGCCCGAGTTTCGCCGTGCTCAAGGGCGACCTGAATTACACCTACACCTTCGGCAACGACTGGCAATCGGCGTCCAAGGCCGGCTTCCAGTTGGCCTCGGGGCCGCTGGTGTCCAACGAGCAATATTCCGCCGGCGGTGCCACCTCGGTACGCGGTTACCTCGCCGCCGAGCGCACCGGTGACGAAGGCTACCTGCTGTCCCAGGAACTGCGCACGCCGTCGCTGGCCAAGTTCCTCGGCAGTTATGTGCAGGAGTGGCGCTTCTACGCGTTTGCCGAAGGCGCGCGCTTGCGCCTGCATGATCCGCTGCCCGAGCAGGAAGACGAATACAGCCTGGCCAGTGTCGGCCTGGGCACCCGCGCCAGTTTGAGCAAGTGGTTGTCCGGCAGCCTGGATTGGGGCTACCCGCTGCTCGATGGCCCAAACACCCAGAAACAGGACTCGCGACTGCACTTCAGTGTGCAGGCGACTTTCTGA
- a CDS encoding DUF2341 domain-containing protein yields MQRLFLSLLICLGFALPATAHAWWQDDWHYRKQITVDTTSQGAAISQALGRTALLVRLHTGNFTFDGVKDDGADLRFVSADDKTVFNHQIESFDPLMGMALIWVDVPKVEGGQRQDLWMYYGNQKAPATANGQLTFDPNYTALYHFDGANGTPPRDTTAYGNTALNATGASIDGVIGRALQFSGQPLLLPASPSLQHSAGSAFTFSAWLRLDQASGEQVVMARREGAHSLLLGLNQGMPFIEIDGQRAVSTQLLNPGQWQHLAFSAEGDKVSLYVNGRETASLAIAMPAFNSQLAIGADLPEAASGHLPFAGAMDELRLSKVARPAALLLADATAQGAESKLVTYGVDEEQSGFGFGSLGFLLKAVPVDAWVIILVLVGMMFQSWFIMVRKNRQVSRVSAANEIFREEFAQIGTRLEMYYDDALLAERLTHSSLWRLYRVAVKEIRTRRAQGADTSSVSAATIEAIRCSMDGVRTRENQLLGAKLSTLSNAIAGGPYIGLLGTVLGIMVVFLGTAMAGDVNINAIAPGMAAALLATAMGLFVAIPALFGYNRLITRNKEVSADMRVFVDEFITRLAEMHGESQHSEAAHRRDHHATVPA; encoded by the coding sequence ATGCAACGCCTATTTCTGAGCCTGTTGATCTGCCTGGGCTTCGCGCTCCCGGCCACCGCCCATGCCTGGTGGCAGGACGACTGGCACTACCGTAAACAGATCACCGTGGACACCACCTCCCAAGGCGCGGCCATCAGCCAGGCCCTGGGCCGCACGGCGCTGTTGGTACGCCTGCACACCGGCAACTTCACTTTTGACGGGGTCAAGGACGACGGTGCCGACCTGCGTTTTGTCAGCGCCGACGACAAGACCGTGTTCAACCACCAGATCGAAAGCTTCGACCCACTGATGGGCATGGCGCTGATCTGGGTCGATGTGCCCAAGGTCGAAGGCGGCCAGCGCCAGGACCTGTGGATGTACTACGGCAATCAGAAGGCCCCGGCCACCGCCAACGGCCAACTGACCTTTGACCCGAACTACACCGCGCTCTACCACTTTGACGGTGCCAATGGCACGCCGCCCCGGGACACCACGGCCTACGGAAACACCGCCCTGAATGCCACCGGCGCGAGCATCGACGGGGTCATCGGCCGCGCGTTGCAGTTCAGCGGCCAGCCGTTGCTGCTGCCGGCCAGTCCGTCGCTGCAACACAGCGCGGGCAGTGCGTTTACCTTCAGTGCCTGGTTGCGGCTGGACCAGGCCAGCGGTGAGCAAGTGGTGATGGCTCGTCGCGAGGGTGCCCACAGCCTGTTGCTGGGCTTGAACCAGGGCATGCCGTTTATCGAAATCGACGGCCAGCGCGCGGTCTCGACCCAGCTGCTGAACCCGGGGCAATGGCAGCACCTGGCGTTCAGCGCCGAGGGCGACAAGGTTTCGCTCTACGTCAATGGCCGCGAAACGGCGAGCCTGGCGATAGCGATGCCGGCGTTCAATTCCCAGCTGGCCATCGGTGCTGACTTGCCGGAAGCCGCCAGCGGGCACTTGCCGTTTGCCGGTGCCATGGACGAGCTGCGCCTGTCCAAGGTCGCGCGCCCGGCAGCCCTGTTGCTGGCCGATGCCACGGCCCAGGGCGCCGAGTCGAAACTGGTGACCTACGGCGTGGATGAAGAACAGTCGGGCTTCGGTTTCGGCAGCCTGGGGTTCCTGCTCAAGGCCGTGCCGGTGGATGCCTGGGTGATCATCCTGGTGCTGGTGGGGATGATGTTCCAGTCGTGGTTCATCATGGTCCGCAAGAACCGCCAGGTCAGTCGCGTGAGTGCGGCCAACGAGATCTTCCGCGAGGAATTCGCGCAGATCGGCACCCGCCTGGAGATGTACTACGACGACGCATTGCTGGCCGAGCGCCTGACCCATTCCTCGCTGTGGCGCCTGTACCGGGTGGCGGTCAAGGAAATCCGAACCCGCCGCGCCCAGGGCGCCGACACCTCGTCGGTTTCGGCGGCGACCATCGAAGCCATTCGCTGCTCCATGGACGGTGTGCGCACCCGGGAAAACCAGTTGCTCGGCGCCAAGCTTTCAACCCTGTCCAACGCCATCGCCGGCGGCCCGTACATCGGCCTGCTGGGCACGGTGCTGGGGATCATGGTGGTGTTCCTCGGCACGGCAATGGCCGGTGACGTGAACATCAACGCCATTGCCCCGGGCATGGCGGCGGCCCTGCTGGCCACGGCCATGGGTCTGTTTGTCGCGATCCCCGCGCTGTTTGGCTACAACCGCCTGATTACCCGCAACAAGGAAGTCAGCGCCGACATGCGCGTGTTCGTCGACGAGTTCATCACTCGCCTGGCGGAGATGCACGGCGAGAGCCAGCACAGTGAAGCGGCGCACCGTCGCGACCACCACGCCACCGTCCCGGCCTGA
- a CDS encoding ExbD/TolR family protein, translated as MASVNASHDDDDDAPVDSINITPLVDVLMVVLVMFILTATAQVSGIQIHLPKASASVSLSEAKTKAISVNDGGQVFLDAYPVTLPELEERLRIEKAQNPDFPVIVRGDAMVQYQKVIEVLDLLRRLELSQVGLVTGKPSQG; from the coding sequence ATGGCTTCCGTGAATGCCTCCCACGACGATGACGATGACGCACCCGTCGACAGCATCAACATCACGCCCCTGGTGGACGTGCTGATGGTGGTGTTGGTGATGTTTATCCTGACCGCCACCGCCCAGGTCTCGGGGATCCAGATCCACCTGCCCAAGGCCAGCGCCTCGGTGTCGCTGTCGGAGGCCAAGACCAAGGCGATCTCGGTAAACGATGGCGGCCAGGTGTTTCTCGACGCTTACCCGGTGACCTTGCCCGAGTTGGAAGAGCGCCTGCGCATCGAGAAAGCGCAGAACCCGGACTTCCCGGTCATCGTGCGCGGCGACGCCATGGTGCAGTACCAGAAGGTCATCGAAGTGCTCGACTTGCTGCGCCGCCTGGAGCTGTCCCAGGTCGGGCTGGTCACCGGCAAACCGAGCCAGGGCTGA
- a CDS encoding energy transducer TonB family protein, producing MTAQMPITPTPVKTRPPLRPLKWGVGLLLGAVAAWFLWQWANDMSGVRREAPKVPTIIPLPPPPPPPPEKPKEPEPEVQEKIPEPEPTPTPDEVKPEEEAPPSPADDLANPMQIDGDAQAGTDGFNIGAGKGGGMAGSGGGGLGTGTFKQYLAGVFQRLLREDPELRKKAYTLQADLWLSADGEVTRVELAKSSGDAETDAQVLAALRATPRLKERTPASLTLPVRLSLKGRRPD from the coding sequence ATGACCGCACAGATGCCGATCACGCCGACGCCAGTAAAAACCAGGCCGCCGCTGCGTCCATTGAAGTGGGGCGTTGGCCTGTTGCTGGGCGCCGTTGCCGCCTGGTTTCTCTGGCAGTGGGCCAATGACATGAGTGGCGTGCGCCGGGAAGCGCCCAAGGTGCCGACGATTATCCCGTTGCCGCCACCACCGCCACCGCCGCCGGAAAAACCCAAGGAGCCCGAGCCCGAGGTGCAGGAAAAAATCCCGGAGCCGGAACCCACACCGACCCCGGACGAGGTCAAGCCCGAGGAAGAAGCACCGCCTTCACCGGCGGACGACCTGGCCAACCCGATGCAGATCGACGGCGACGCGCAGGCGGGTACCGACGGTTTCAACATCGGCGCCGGCAAGGGCGGCGGCATGGCCGGTTCCGGTGGCGGCGGCCTGGGCACCGGCACGTTCAAGCAGTACCTGGCCGGTGTATTCCAGCGCCTGCTGCGGGAAGACCCGGAGCTGCGCAAGAAGGCCTACACGCTGCAGGCCGACCTGTGGCTGAGCGCCGACGGCGAGGTGACCCGCGTGGAGCTGGCCAAGTCCAGCGGCGACGCCGAGACCGACGCCCAGGTGCTGGCCGCCTTGCGTGCCACGCCGCGCCTGAAGGAACGCACACCCGCGTCGCTGACCCTGCCGGTACGCCTGTCTCTCAAGGGGCGGCGCCCGGATTGA
- a CDS encoding putative porin gives MISHVNRLTLAVGMVVATLVGQATAATAAPSENATVNLIRLLVQQGVLKQEQADGLIAQAEKEAQQARQANAATGVAATGPAAAPGDVRVQYVPAAVRDQIRDQVKAEVMATAKQENWAQPNTFPDWVSRISFDGDIRLRDESRYFSGNNSNEIVDYAKLNQSGPYDVNKNTNTQLPPLLNTREDRENLFRLRARLGMKAVISPDWTAGIRLGTGNDNNPVSTTQTLGGGFGKKDIWLDQGYLTWKTTDYMTLTAGRFANPFYSTDMMYSGDLNFDGVAAIFNHKLNSDWGLFGTLGAFPVEYSPDTATTNGFDKDESENKWMFGGQIGADWKINRSNSLKGSMAYYHFGDIQGERSSPCSPWSGQPACDTDGTRLAFMQKGNSVFLLRDIAPNPATPGLTPQPQFVGLASKFNVLDLNLAWDSELPEDLKLRSQTNFIHNLAYDKGEMLKRSEGQIVNNINSDGQFESGGNALLVQFTLGSALEMRRKGDWNVLAGYKYIQPDALPDGFNDSSFHLGGTNAKGYFIGANYGLDKNIYASARWLSASEVYGAPFEVDVMQLELNTRF, from the coding sequence ATGATTTCCCACGTGAATCGATTGACCCTGGCGGTCGGCATGGTCGTTGCGACCCTGGTCGGCCAGGCGACGGCAGCCACTGCCGCACCTTCGGAAAACGCCACGGTCAACCTGATCCGCCTGCTGGTGCAGCAAGGTGTGCTCAAGCAGGAACAGGCCGACGGGTTGATCGCCCAGGCCGAGAAAGAAGCCCAGCAAGCCCGCCAGGCCAACGCGGCCACAGGGGTGGCGGCGACCGGCCCGGCAGCCGCCCCTGGCGATGTGCGGGTGCAATACGTGCCGGCAGCGGTGCGCGATCAGATTCGCGACCAGGTCAAGGCCGAGGTCATGGCCACCGCCAAACAGGAAAACTGGGCCCAGCCCAACACCTTTCCGGACTGGGTCTCGCGCATCAGCTTCGACGGCGACATTCGCCTGCGGGATGAGTCGCGCTACTTCTCGGGCAACAACAGCAATGAAATCGTCGATTACGCCAAGCTCAACCAAAGCGGGCCCTACGACGTCAACAAGAACACCAACACCCAATTGCCGCCGTTGCTCAACACCCGCGAGGACCGCGAAAACCTGTTCCGCCTGCGCGCGCGCCTGGGCATGAAGGCCGTGATCTCGCCCGACTGGACCGCCGGCATCCGCCTGGGCACCGGCAACGACAACAACCCGGTGTCCACCACCCAGACGCTGGGCGGCGGCTTTGGCAAGAAAGACATCTGGCTCGACCAGGGCTACCTCACCTGGAAGACCACCGACTACATGACCCTGACGGCGGGGCGCTTCGCCAACCCGTTCTACTCCACCGACATGATGTATTCCGGCGACCTCAATTTCGACGGCGTGGCGGCGATCTTCAACCACAAACTCAACAGCGACTGGGGCCTGTTCGGCACCCTCGGTGCATTCCCGGTGGAGTACAGCCCCGACACGGCCACCACCAACGGTTTCGACAAGGACGAGAGCGAAAACAAATGGATGTTCGGCGGGCAGATCGGCGCCGACTGGAAGATCAACCGCAGCAACAGCCTGAAAGGCTCGATGGCCTACTACCACTTTGGCGACATCCAGGGCGAACGCTCCAGCCCTTGCTCGCCGTGGTCCGGCCAGCCGGCCTGTGACACCGACGGCACACGCCTGGCGTTTATGCAAAAGGGCAACAGCGTGTTCCTGCTGCGTGACATCGCCCCCAACCCGGCAACGCCCGGCCTGACCCCGCAACCGCAATTCGTCGGCCTGGCCTCCAAGTTCAACGTGCTGGACCTCAACCTGGCGTGGGACAGCGAACTGCCGGAAGACCTCAAGCTGCGCAGCCAGACCAACTTCATCCACAACCTGGCCTACGACAAGGGCGAGATGCTCAAGCGCAGCGAAGGCCAGATCGTCAACAACATCAACAGCGATGGCCAGTTTGAAAGTGGCGGCAACGCGTTGCTCGTGCAGTTCACCCTCGGCAGTGCGCTGGAGATGCGCAGGAAGGGCGACTGGAACGTGCTGGCGGGCTACAAGTACATCCAGCCGGACGCCTTGCCGGACGGCTTCAACGACTCCTCCTTCCACCTCGGCGGCACCAACGCCAAGGGCTATTTCATCGGCGCCAATTACGGCCTCGACAAGAACATCTATGCCAGCGCCCGTTGGCTCAGCGCCTCCGAAGTGTATGGCGCGCCGTTTGAAGTGGATGTCATGCAACTGGAACTCAACACGCGCTTCTGA
- a CDS encoding YbjN domain-containing protein, whose translation MNDVQLITSVTPQALTELLQEAGYRVNQTEQNGIVQLLSASQGIGFAVRFGNPAVEQGSYVDFTYSCALRVQGELPDGLAQVWNASRRFARLSLQGEFLLMEMDVVAAGVGTPYLRNQLELWDRLLQEFIVYLREYSQQAAQLQAQAAAAPAVDAREEAPAL comes from the coding sequence ATGAACGACGTACAACTGATCACCAGCGTTACCCCGCAGGCCTTGACCGAGCTGCTGCAGGAAGCCGGCTACCGGGTCAACCAGACCGAGCAGAACGGCATCGTGCAATTGCTCAGCGCCAGCCAGGGCATCGGCTTTGCCGTGCGCTTTGGCAACCCGGCGGTGGAGCAGGGCAGCTATGTGGATTTCACTTACAGCTGCGCGCTGCGGGTGCAGGGCGAATTGCCGGACGGCCTGGCGCAAGTGTGGAACGCCTCCCGCCGCTTTGCGCGGCTGTCGTTGCAGGGTGAATTCCTGCTGATGGAGATGGATGTGGTGGCGGCCGGCGTGGGTACCCCGTACCTGCGCAACCAGCTGGAATTGTGGGACCGCCTGCTGCAGGAATTTATCGTCTACCTGCGTGAATACAGCCAGCAAGCGGCCCAGCTTCAGGCCCAGGCCGCAGCCGCGCCGGCTGTCGACGCGCGCGAAGAGGCGCCTGCCCTGTGA
- a CDS encoding peptidylprolyl isomerase, producing MKKPTLVVGAGALVVLAVAVGLSLRPGSDPVAAQQPAPVAVKDGPAVARLGNQQIDLLELKTVLAALPVETREQLRGNRGALETWLRSRLAQKAVLEQADAQGWRQRPEVEQQTRAATEQIVFRDYMLSVSQVPADYPSAAELQQAYDSGKAQWVTPPLYRVSQIFLAASDPQTLDTVRRQAQELSRRAQAAPGEFAALASQYSQDPDSAKRGGDSGMQPLQQLVPEMRGVVARLKTGAVSEPVQSAAGFHVLKLTGQQPARTATLDELRERLTEALRAQRQEQIAKAYLEGMLNTATLSIDGAELNKVLE from the coding sequence GTGAAGAAACCAACCCTTGTGGTCGGCGCCGGCGCCCTGGTGGTGCTGGCGGTCGCGGTGGGGTTGAGCCTGCGACCGGGCAGTGACCCGGTCGCAGCCCAGCAGCCGGCGCCGGTGGCCGTGAAAGACGGGCCGGCAGTGGCTCGCCTGGGCAACCAGCAGATCGACCTGCTTGAACTCAAGACGGTGCTGGCGGCGCTGCCGGTGGAAACCCGCGAGCAATTGCGCGGCAACCGTGGCGCCCTGGAAACCTGGCTGCGTTCGCGCCTGGCGCAAAAGGCCGTGCTTGAACAGGCCGACGCCCAGGGCTGGCGCCAGCGCCCGGAAGTAGAGCAGCAGACCCGTGCCGCCACCGAGCAGATCGTGTTTCGCGACTACATGCTGTCGGTCAGCCAGGTACCGGCCGACTACCCCAGCGCGGCCGAGTTGCAGCAAGCCTATGACAGCGGCAAGGCGCAGTGGGTGACGCCGCCGTTGTACCGGGTGAGCCAGATCTTCCTCGCCGCCAGCGACCCGCAAACCCTCGACACCGTACGCCGCCAGGCGCAGGAATTGAGCCGCCGGGCCCAGGCTGCGCCGGGTGAGTTTGCGGCGTTGGCCAGCCAATACTCCCAGGACCCCGACAGTGCCAAACGCGGTGGTGATTCGGGGATGCAACCGTTGCAGCAACTGGTGCCCGAGATGCGTGGCGTGGTGGCGCGGCTCAAGACCGGCGCGGTGTCGGAGCCGGTGCAGAGTGCGGCGGGGTTCCACGTGCTCAAACTCACCGGGCAACAACCGGCGCGCACCGCGACGCTGGATGAATTGCGTGAGCGCCTGACCGAGGCCCTGCGTGCCCAGCGTCAGGAGCAAATTGCCAAGGCCTACCTCGAAGGCATGCTTAACACCGCCACCTTGAGTATCGATGGCGCCGAGCTGAACAAGGTGCTGGAGTAA
- a CDS encoding LysR family transcriptional regulator, whose translation MVFLDPVVPHGTTPYRGLTESREAWLALAATIEPEVAQYFLISARCGCFMQAARSLNIKATQLRKRLAQLEEQLRRSLFSYQGNVLALSREGQQLQAQLIALAHERRLPVLEQPLIRLAVAESILHDILGRDLIALLRRNASVRLEIISIDSDLALQALEADVVVWLSGMESPGAGPSFAISAPEVLARLDYSPHIAKRYSRLAVRPDSIEDLADYMLVQWQPDRQVEALRPWNSLVEQRLAGVVQVQAYPLMLEMIRCSACIGLLPRYMGCFDRGLTALDGVFLEGMQRQVWMGVNAEVRHPQEVGWVVEMIRNTFRERGEWFD comes from the coding sequence ATGGTATTTCTTGACCCGGTTGTACCCCACGGCACCACGCCTTATCGCGGGCTGACGGAGTCCCGCGAGGCCTGGCTGGCGCTGGCCGCCACCATCGAGCCCGAGGTGGCGCAGTACTTCCTGATCAGCGCACGTTGTGGCTGTTTCATGCAGGCCGCCCGCAGCCTCAACATCAAGGCCACACAGTTGCGCAAGCGCCTGGCTCAACTGGAAGAGCAACTGCGCCGCTCGCTGTTCAGCTATCAGGGCAATGTCCTGGCCCTCAGTCGTGAAGGGCAGCAGTTGCAGGCGCAGCTGATTGCCCTGGCCCATGAACGACGCCTGCCGGTGCTGGAGCAACCGCTGATTCGGCTGGCGGTGGCCGAGTCGATCCTGCATGACATTTTGGGACGCGACCTGATTGCCCTGTTGCGGCGCAATGCGAGTGTGCGGCTGGAGATCATTTCCATCGACAGTGATTTGGCGTTGCAGGCACTGGAGGCCGATGTGGTGGTGTGGTTGTCGGGGATGGAGTCGCCGGGGGCCGGGCCGAGCTTTGCCATTAGTGCGCCCGAGGTGTTGGCGCGGTTGGATTATTCGCCGCACATTGCCAAGCGTTATTCACGGTTGGCGGTGCGGCCTGACAGTATCGAGGACCTGGCGGATTACATGCTGGTGCAGTGGCAGCCGGATCGGCAGGTGGAGGCGTTGCGGCCCTGGAACAGCCTGGTGGAGCAGCGGTTGGCGGGGGTGGTGCAGGTGCAGGCTTATCCGTTGATGCTGGAGATGATTCGGTGCAGTGCGTGTATTGGGTTGTTGCCGCGGTATATGGGGTGTTTTGATCGTGGGTTGACGGCGTTGGATGGGGTGTTTTTGGAGGGGATGCAGCGGCAGGTCTGGATGGGGGTGAATGCTGAGGTGCGGCATCCGCAGGAGGTGGGGTGGGTGGTGGAGATGATTCGGAATACGTTTCGGGAGAGGGGGGAGTGGTTTGATTGA